DNA sequence from the Saimiri boliviensis isolate mSaiBol1 chromosome 5, mSaiBol1.pri, whole genome shotgun sequence genome:
CTGGACTACCTTTTAAGCAAGGACATTAAGGAAGTGGGGCTGAAAGGCAAGTCGGCTGAGCAGATGATAGGAGACATCATCAACCTCGGCctgaaagggagggagggcagagcgAAGGTTGTCAATGTGGAGATCGTCGAGGAGCCTGTGAGCTATGTCAGCGGGGGGATGCCAGAGGAATTTTCTGTCCCATTTGAAGTAGAGGAGGTTGATGATGTGTCCCCAGGCTCTGGAGGGTCGGTTAAGGAAGAGGAAGGTTATGGAGAGAGAGATGTCACATTCTCAGTTAGTCAGCGTCAGAGGACCAAGCAGCCCCATGAGAATACGACTCACGTTGAAGAAGTGACAGAAGCAGGTGACTCGGAGGGCGAGCAGAGTTATTTTGTGTCAACTCCAGATGAATACCCCGGGGGGCATGACCGAGATGATGGTTCCGTGTATGGGCAGATCCACATCGAGGAGGAATCCACCATCAGGTACTCTTGGCAGGATGAAATCGTGCAGGGGACTCGAAGGAGGACACAGAGGGATGGGGCAGTGGGCGAGAAGGTTGTGAAGCCCTCGGATGTCCCAGCGCCCTCTCTGGAGGGGGGCCTGGGTTCCACTCACTGGAAAGAACAAGCTAGAAGTGGTGAATTTCATGCTGAAGCCACCGtcattgaaaaagaaattaaaatacccCATGAATTCCACACCTCCATGAAGGGCATCTCCTCCAAGGAGCCCCGGCAGCAGCTGGTGGAGGTCATTGGGCAGCTGGAGGAAACCCTTCCCGAGCGCATGAGGGAAGAGCTGGCTGCCCTCACCAGTGAGGGGCAGGGCGGGCTGGGGAGCGTTTCCGTGGACGTCAAGAAGATCGAGGCTGCTGGTGGTGGCTCCGTGACCCTGGTTGCTGAAGTCAACCTCTCACAAACCGTGGATGCCGATCAGTTAGACCTAGAGGAGCTGAGCAGAGATGAGGCCGGTGAGATGGAGAAAGCCGTGGAGTCAGTGGTTCGGGAGACCCTGAGCAAGCGACGCAGCCCCGCGCCTGGCAGCCCAGATGAGGCAGATGGAGAAGAGGCCCCCGGCACTGGTGTTCGCTTCAGGCGTTGGGCCACCAGGGAGCTGTACATCCCCTCAGGCGAGAGTGAGGATGCGGGCTGCGCCACTCACAGCTCAGGACGGCCCAGTCCCCAGGGCCCAGTGTCGGCCACTGTGGAGGTCAGCAGCCCCACGGGCTTTGCCCAGTCACAGGTGCTGGAGGACGTGAGTCAGGCTGCAAGGCACATTACACTCGGCCCCTCTGAGGTCTGGAGGACTGAGCGAATGTCATATGAAGGACCCACTGCGGAAGTGGTGGAGGTAAGTGAGGGAGGTGACCTAAGTCAGGCAGTGAGCCCGACCAGAGCCAGCCGGTCTGTGAGGCATGTCACGCTGGGTCCCGGTCAGAGTCCACCATCCAGAGAAGTCATCTTCCGaggccctgcccctgcctgtcCGGAGGGTGGGGGCTCGCCAGAGCCTGGCCTGGCAGAGTTTTCTGCAGATACGGATGGATCAGGGAGGCATAGCACATTTGGCTCCACACAATTTCATGCTGAAAAGGAGATTATTTTTCAGGGCCCCATTTCTGCCACAGGGAAGGTTGGTGATTATTTTGCAACAGAAGAGTCAGTGGGTACCCAGATTTCTGTAAGGCAACTCCAGTTAGGCCCTAGAGAAGGGTTCAGCAGGCAGATCCAGTTCACAGCTCCACTTTCAGACAAGCTGGAGTTGGGTGTCAGAGGAGATTCTGTACACACGGAAGGGTTGCCAGGGAGCAGCACGTCCATCAGGCACATCAGCCTTGGGCCTCAGAGGCATCAGACCACCCAGCAGATAGTTTACCATGGGCTGCTTCCCCGACCCGGGGAATCTGGTGACTCAGAGAGCCTTGTGCACAGGGAGAGCTCAGCAGATGTGGCCCAGGCCACTCATAGTCATACCGTAGGTAGAAAAACCTTTATGACTGAAAAGAGCACCTTCCAAAATGTCGTTTCGGAATCTCCTCAGGAGGATAGTGCAGGGGACATGTCAGGGGCAGAAGTGGCATCGGGTATTAGCAGATCCTTTAGGCACATTCAGCTAGGTCCTACAGAAAATGAAACCTCTGAACAGGTTGTCATCCGTGGACCTGTGTCCAGAACATTAGTGCTTGCTGGTTCAGCAGCCTCCCCTGAGCTAGGTGAGTTAGCAGACAGCAGGGGAACGCTTAGGCACATTGCACCAGGGCCCAAAGAAACTTCGTTTACCTTTCAGATGGATGTGAGTAACGTAGAGGCCATCCGCAGCCGGACACAGGAAGCAGGAGCTCGCGGTGTGTCTGACCGTGGTGCCTGGAGAGACATGGACAGTAGGGATGATCAGGCAGTTGGCGTGAGCTTTAAGTCCTCTGCTGGGGAAGGAGAACAGGGCAAGGAGCAGGCCATGTTTGATAAGAAGGTGCAGCTACAGAGAATGGTAGACCAAAGGTCAGTGATTTCGGATGAAAAGAAAGTTGCCCTCCTCTATCTAGataatgaggaggaggagaatgacGGGCATTGGTTTTAATAAGCAGAAACATTTTGTTTCAGTGGTATCCTACTGACAACATACCAACATCCAAAGGCCTTATTTTAAGGCGCAGGGAGTCTGTTAAAATCtcctcttttttgctttcttagaGAGTACTCCAGGCAGTGTCAATTTTTATTAATCCATAAAGATTTCCAGTTAATTCATGCCTTAAAAGACACTGCAATTTTAGTTTTGAGTTGGGACTtttacaaaacacttttttttccctgGAGTCTTCTCTCCACTCCTGGAGATGATTTCTATGTTTTGCACCTGGTCACAGACATGGCTTGCATCTGTTTGAATAACAGTTAATTATAGATGTCAAAACATTAACCagattaaagtaatatatttaagaGTAAATTTTGCTTGCATGTGCTAATATGAAGTAATAAACTAACATTGtaggggaaaaataaatacattttagactCTTTCTAAAAAggcttttcaaaaagaaattgtaGGAAATAGACtgtttatgttaaaaaatttttgctaaatgaatgattTCATCTTTAGGAAAAAGTTACTTGCCATATAGAGTTAAATTTATCTTAAGACTTGAATGAATTGCTCTCTATgtacagaacttttaaaaatatagtatttatgGAGAGGACAGCTGTAGTCTGTTGTGATATTTCACATTCTGTTTGCACAGGTTTCCCTGCACTGGTAGGTAGGTGAGCATTGGGAATCGCTTACGGTACCACTTCATTTTTTGGCACTAGGTGAGGAAGTAGCACACAGTCTGAACACCCTGTTTTGGTTATAGCCTAAGTTCTGGAGGGGCCAGTTGCTGTCAGACTGTGCAGACTTGAGCTTCTCTGCATCTTAGCTCTGAGCACCCAAATGTTTCATTTCACTGGGGGGAGGTAGACCTTGAAGGCAATCAAGAATGCTGATCCTCAGACTGCAGCTGGGCTGGCAAGTTGGCTGTGTGCAGGAAAACTGGAAACACACAGTGGACCATGCCTCCTAAAGATGCCTTTCCCAGCCTTCCATTCACAGGATGCAGGTCTTTCTGAGCTCAGGGGTGAAAGATAAAAACAACCGTGAACCCACCTCACGGAAGCTTTTTTGCACTCTCAACAGAAGTCATTGCAATTGGGGTGTTTTGTCCAGAGAAACAATCTATTAAATAGAAGGATGTTTTGGGGAAGGAACTGGGTATCTCTCCTGCAGCCCAGCACTGAGATACCTGGGGTGTGAGAATGGCCTCCACACTCACGGGCTACAGAGCGTGGACCTGTAGATAGGCACCACTGGGTTTAAGATACTGGGATGAGCATGCTTCATTGGACACGTGGGCATTGTTTTTAAAGCTTCCGTCTGTAAAGTGTAGCATCATATAGAAAGAGGATTGCTAGCAGCACAGCTAGCTTCTTTCACATCACGTCACATCGTCTCAGCTGTACTTTCTGTAACACAGTATCATAGCAGTGACTAGTGCACTGAGGAATAACACTCTGAGGTGGCCCCACTCTCAGGCAGGCTGCAATGATGGCACTGGAGGGTCTTCCCTCTCAGACTCATGTGGAGGCCCTTGGACCCCCAGGGCCCACGTCTCCCCAGATCCTGGGAGTGCCTACCACAGGTAGTTTCTGGAGAGTGCATTTTCTTAATTGGTCAATGGAGGAGAAATGTAGCACAGCTTTCCAGATGATATTTGAAAAACACCGTGAGTCAGAGTATGGAAAGAAAGTTGATTTGAATTGCAAGTTTAAACCTTTGTTGTCCATCTGCCGAATGAACTAGTTAGTGATTGTCAGACTGGGATGGAGATGACTGCTTTGTAAAGATTTGTCATTTCTAATACAGTCAAAGATGTGCTTTTATCTGTAACAGGTAATGGTTTTTGGATAGATGATTGGTGAGAATTTGGTTAAGGTGACAGTCTCCTGTCTGATGACCAAAAAGACTGGCGGTGAGGGGTCTAAGTCTAAGTGGGCTCAGTTTGATGTCAGTGTCTGGGCTCATGACTTGTAAATGGAAGCTGATGTGAACAGGTAATTAATGTTATGACCCACTTGTATTTACTTTGGGAAATATCTTAGATCTTATCATCTGTAAGTTTGGGACACAAAGCTTCGAGAAATATTCTACCAGAAGTATTTACGAGTGTGGAATCGAACTATTGTTGGTTGCTAAATCTGTGAATCACCCAGGATTGTGCCCTTGACATTGCGACAGGTCACCCCAAAGCTCCATGTCCTTTAAAACCAGTCGCTCTGGACACAAGATAAATCACTTTGTGGTTGGATGGGGCCGGAACACAACCAGTCTTTTTGTGTTTATTGTTATTTAGACAAACAGTACTCACTGAATGTTTTCCAGTTTCCCAGTGgtggttttgctgttgtttgtttaaGGTGTATATGTAGAATGGCATCATCTAAGAAGTTGGATTTTGCTAAACCCCTGTTCCCTACAATGGGAAATGTCACAAGaatgtgcaaaaataaaaatctgaggaAAAAACCAACATTGTTCTTAAAGAGAATGAATATTTTAAGTAGATTTTTGATGTTTCCTTTAAACTCTAAATAAAGAATCTATGTGTTTACACGCATGTTTTTTGGGTAGCAGAGTATTACGGGGCAGAATACATATGTAAAGTTCCAGTTCTCTAATTCCTCAATATTGTGAGCACAGAGCTAGAAAGCATGGCAGACACAGTATAGGCCACCTGGCTTGTATTCAGATACACCCTGGACAATTTGCAGTAAACATGTCATCAAAGCCTGAAAGACTAGTGCCAGTAGGATACCAACAACCATCCCATTTGGGATGGAGAGGTTTCTTGGGATGTGGGACTCTGAGTGCTAAAaccaagactggcctgggcataGTTGGTTGCCTTGTAAGTACAAATTGGAGGATTAACCAAGAAATGGCCATGGCCATTTCTTAGGGGCTTAAAAAAACTGAGGTAGTTTGAGACACAGGAGCAGCTAGATATCCTTACCTGTTTGTAGCCcctttaccaaaaatataaaaacacaagtaGCAGTAGTCTTCCTCTCTTGTTGAAGTCAACAGAATTAACACATGGGCAACATCGGAGGGAGCATTCCTAAATTCATGctttcctggggtgggggtgctatatttaaaaaatgtgttttagctTTTGTGATTCCAAGATACctttcaagaaatacagagaggaAGAAGTAATATTAGGATgcacatttatttcaaaaaccCAGCATGGACTCtcagttcaggctgctgtaacagggAGCCATAACCTGagagacatttctttcttttttttttttttttttgagatggagtttcgctcttgttacccaggctggagtgcaatggcgcgatctcggctcaccgcaacctccgcctcctgggttcaggcaattctcctgcctcagcttcctgagtagctgggattacaggcacgtgccaccatgcccagctaatttttttgtgagacatttatttcttacagttctggaggctgggaagtctcgAGGTGCCAACAGATTTGCTTCTctgtgagggctctcttcctggcctgcagatggctgccttctcactgtgtcctcacatggagagagagagatcatcttTCTTgggtctcttcttataaagcaCTAATCATATTCATCAGGGCTCCAcgctcatgacctaatcacctctccaaggccccacctcctaatatcatgcctttggggattagggcttcaacaggAATTGGAGGCACACAAACATTCATCCCATAGCAGACTCCACCCGTGTCAACTAGATAGGACACATGGTGAGTAGTCACCTCTTATACCTTTTTAGCACACTGCTGATGTCCCGCAGGCCAGGATCTGGGTTCAGTGTGTACTAGCACCGATAGTCTGTGGGGTCAGGTGTCACACTTCTGAGGAGGACATGGACCCTTGTTTTTTTCTACCCTGTCGTGGCTCTATTATTTTCCTCATCAATTCTTGAGGTCGGGCCCTGCACAGATAGATGGCCCCAGGATGGTTTGGATTTCCCACAGTGGGCTGGAGGGGAGGGCCCTGTGCTGCAATCTGCTGCCATCCTAGTACTGGCCTGCAGCCTCACTGGCCACAGTCTGTGGgatgaggggaggaaggagaagggaaagcaTTGGCCACACCTGCATCCCTACTCCTGGGCGCTCCATCCATCTTGATCCGGCACTGGCTCTCATCTTTGACATTGTGGAGAAACAAGCTCAAGACTTGGCCATCCTCACATGACTAAGGCGTCCCTCCAGGGAGCTGAAGACTGCTGTGCACATGACAGTGTGTCAAGTCAGGAAGCAGCTCCAGGTGGCGTCCAGATTTGTCCTGCCTGCAGTAGAGGCCAGACAAGGGATGCGAAGCAGCAAGGAATCAGTGCTGCCCCCCTGCAGCCTCCTGCCGGCCTTTCTTTTTACTCCCTTAGACCTGCCTCCTGGCCCCAGGCCTAGTCAGGTGCACCGAGTCCGCTGCATTGGCCTCCTGCCCCTCCTACTCTGCTCTTTCGCTCTCATGGGTGCTGTCCGTGCTGCCTACCAATCCCCCCAGCATAGGCCTAATTCCTGGTGCTGTGCCGGGCTGTGACTGTGTCTTGTCTACTGCCGTGCCCCTAGTTCTTAGCACACGCCTGATACATACGAGGTGCTCGACACAGTTCAAAGAGTGACCAAGGACACATAAAGGGAGCTGTCTCTGAACCCCTTTCAGGCTCCAAGGAACTCTGAGGCAGGCTGCACTTTGAAAACACATGCCGACACCAGTGCGTTCAAGTTTCCCTTTATTAGCATTTTCTTCTCATGTTATTCTTGATCCCTGTTAACCTCCTATAAGAAAGGGCTTCTTCCTGAATTTCAGTGTTCCAGATCTGACTCCAGACCTACATGAAGATTTGTGTGTACCAGTAGATGCCAGGCTGACTCCTGCAGAGGCCACTCTGAACTTTTGAAGAGAAGTTTCAGCCACAGTAGTGCTGACGGGTAAAAATTCTTGTTGGCAAGAAAAAACACTTAggtgattaaaagaaaaatgctttctaGCATGTATCACCCTGAAGGGCATCCACTGTTCACAAGGTGGCCCACAGGAGGCTTCTGGTCTCACTGTTGCATGTTGGAACCAACAGTTGGCCTTGGAAATCTGTATCCTGACTGTTGAATTCCATTTTCTAGGTGGAGACAGATGTGTACAGCACCCTAATTGGCAGTGCCCAGGAATGTCCTAGGCTTTTTCAGGGTGGGGGCCTCAGTTTGCTGCTGTGCTGGGCCGGGCCTTCCCCAGCATGGTGTCTTGAGGGACGCTGGTACAGAAGGCCACTTTGCCTTTCGatgcctgccttggcttcacaGCAGTCTCGGGGGCCCTGCAGACAAGCAGAGGGTGAGGTGAGTGTGGTGCCCCttagcccccccaccccccactgttccCATCAGCCTTTGCTGCCCAGCAGATGTCCAGACCCATTCAGGAGAAACCTCAGGAGGGGATATAAATGAGAAGAGAATTGTGGCACGAGAGCATAGAACATGAGATGTTTTATTCccgtcttttatttttattaattttttttttcagacagagtctcactctgtcacccaagctggagtgcagtggcccagtctcagctctctgcaacctccaccacctgggttcaagtgattctcctgcctcagcctcctgagtagctgggattaggcacatgccaccatgctcggctgatttttgtatttttagtagagacgaggttttgctgtgttggccagtctgatctcaaactcctggcctcaagtgatccaccgcctcagcctcccaaagtactgtgattacaggcatgagccacgtcacCTGGGTACCCCCCCCCCATCTTTTAAAATCCCCTGTGGCCATCCTCACTGAGCTGAGGCAATCAATGCTTAGCTGGCTTAGTGAGCAGGCCACGGATGAGAAGGATGGTCAGGGCTGGGTTGGAGGCCTCCCTGGCTCACCTTGTTTGCTCTCAAAGGGTATATTGCCCTGCTGGCCACATTCAGTCTCTGCTGCAGGCTGTGGCCCTGTTTCCTTGAGCACAGACTCGGGTAGCCCTAGGGATGCTCCCTGTGGACCAGGCTCTGTGAGGTGGGCCCTCCACAGCAGATTGCTGGGCCTCTGCTCAGGCTGAGAAAGGACATGGCGGGCAGCCTTCAAGGTCAAGTCAGTGAACTCTCCAGCTCCAGTCCTGACAGGCATCCAAGGGCAGAGGGAAGCTGGAAGCAGAGCTACAGGCGGCCACAGGAGTTCTGGGGCCCAACCCCTGCAGCGGGTGCCTTAGCCTGCAGGGGGCTGGTCTGCAGGAGGACAACATCCAGCAAATATTTCTGACTTAAAGGACAAATTCTTTCTAAATACCTGGGCAGAACCATAGAACCTTCTAGAAACAGCTTCCTCTTGAGATTCTGAATGGAAAGGGAATGAGATACTTAGAGGAAGTGTGAGGGAAGCCAACTCACGTGGACAGGATGCCCATGGCCTGCTGGGTGGCCAGAGTCCTTCTGTCCTGCGGTCCATATAAGAAAGTCTGGATCTGGAGACACTGTAGAACACCAAGCAGCAATCATGAGGCTACAGAAATGTCGCTGACAGCAGGAAAATACAGTCTCCcttgaatgagagagaaagatcaCTTCATTCTTAGACCCTGCTCTGATGGAAATAGCATGTTCTCCTAGTGATGGTCTGACCTTTGATTTGGATGTCCTGAGTGTCCTAGGCAAAACCACACAGTTTTAGCACTATTTCATAAAACTCTGTGACCATCTGtatgcaaaaaatatatttaaaagtcatattttaaaaaataaaggcaagaacCTTGGTACTGACCAGTGGATGGGCTCCAGTTTCTATTTCCAAATGGTCCTTGCTATAGcctggaaaagattttttaaagatgcttttgttttttgtaaacaCATACTctacttttattaatatatggGATTTCTATATTCTACTACACAGAAATGTCTTAGTTATTAGGAGTCAAATATTCAGCTTAAGGATTATCCAGGGCTGGCTTTGGCTTGATGTTTCCTTTCTGCTTACTTGA
Encoded proteins:
- the SYNM gene encoding synemin isoform X1 produces the protein MLSWRLQTGPEKAELQELNARLYDYVCRVRELERENLLLEEELRGRRGRQGLWAEGQARCAEEARSLRQQLEELSGATALAEGERDALRRELRELQRLDAEERAARGRLDAELGAQRRELQEALGARAALEALLGRLEAERRGLDAAHDRDVRELRERAARLTMHFRARATGPAAPPPRLREVRDSYALLVAESWRETVQLYEDEVRELEEALRRGQESRLQAEEETRLCAQEVEALRREALGLEQLRARLEDELLRMREEYGLQAEERQRVIDCLEDEKATLTLAMADWLRDYQDLLQVKTGLSLEVATYRALLEGESNPEIVVWAEHAENMPSEFRNKSYHYTDSVLQRENERNIFSRQKAPLASLNHGSALYSSLSGHRGSPMGTSIGGAARRGFLGSGYSSSATTQQENSYVNSQTSVRTFSPTYGLLRNTEAQVKTFLDRQKAGDRREVPGYIAEDATVARQSYRECRDNAASSTLGSTRPNERTVTLGKKTEVKATREQERSRPETIRTKPEEKMFDSKEKASEERNLRWEELTKLDKEARQRESQQMREKAKEKDPLKEESVREREIPISLEVSQDRKAEVSPEGLQTPVKDAGGGTGGEAKARELQFRLGTSDATGSLPGDSMTETVAENIVTSILKQFTQSPETEASADSFPDTKVTYVDRKELPGERRTKTEIVVESTLTEDIDVSDEAGLDYLLSKDIKEVGLKGKSAEQMIGDIINLGLKGREGRAKVVNVEIVEEPVSYVSGGMPEEFSVPFEVEEVDDVSPGSGGSVKEEEGYGERDVTFSVSQRQRTKQPHENTTHVEEVTEAGDSEGEQSYFVSTPDEYPGGHDRDDGSVYGQIHIEEESTIRYSWQDEIVQGTRRRTQRDGAVGEKVVKPSDVPAPSLEGGLGSTHWKEQARSGEFHAEATVIEKEIKIPHEFHTSMKGISSKEPRQQLVEVIGQLEETLPERMREELAALTSEGQGGLGSVSVDVKKIEAAGGGSVTLVAEVNLSQTVDADQLDLEELSRDEAGEMEKAVESVVRETLSKRRSPAPGSPDEADGEEAPGTGVRFRRWATRELYIPSGESEDAGCATHSSGRPSPQGPVSATVEVSSPTGFAQSQVLEDVSQAARHITLGPSEVWRTERMSYEGPTAEVVEVSEGGDLSQAVSPTRASRSVRHVTLGPGQSPPSREVIFRGPAPACPEGGGSPEPGLAEFSADTDGSGRHSTFGSTQFHAEKEIIFQGPISATGKVGDYFATEESVGTQISVRQLQLGPREGFSRQIQFTAPLSDKLELGVRGDSVHTEGLPGSSTSIRHISLGPQRHQTTQQIVYHGLLPRPGESGDSESLVHRESSADVAQATHSHTVGRKTFMTEKSTFQNVVSESPQEDSAGDMSGAEVASGISRSFRHIQLGPTENETSEQVVIRGPVSRTLVLAGSAASPELGELADSRGTLRHIAPGPKETSFTFQMDVSNVEAIRSRTQEAGARGVSDRGAWRDMDSRDDQAVGVSFKSSAGEGEQGKEQAMFDKKVQLQRMVDQRSVISDEKKVALLYLDNEEEENDGHWF